The Papio anubis isolate 15944 chromosome 1, Panubis1.0, whole genome shotgun sequence genome window below encodes:
- the LOC116268930 gene encoding lysophosphatidylcholine acyltransferase 2B-like yields the protein MISAGNLQLPIEAGLVEFTKISQKLKLDRDNIHQHLDEYAAIAVASKRGKIGIEEFSSYLKLPISEPLRQLFALFGRNNAGSIDFREYVISLTVLCNPANVVKSLQMSFKRFDFDANGLITEQEFTAILQVAFGVPDLDVSRLFQEIAGQKSVYISYEKFKKFALKHQAYSKLFNSHLDLQAAYIYSLP from the coding sequence ATGATCTCCGCAGGTAACCTTCAACTACCCATAGAAGCTGGTTTGGTGGaatttacaaaaatcagccagaagtTGAAGTTAGATAGGGATAACATTCATCAGCATTTGGATGAATATGCTGCAATTGCAGTTGCCTCAAAAAGAGGGAAGATAGGAATTGAAGAATTTTCAAGTTATTTAAAACTCCCAATTTCAGAGCCCTTGAGACAACTTTTTGCCCTCTTTGGCAGGAATAATGCTGGCAGCATAGACTTCAGAGAGTATGTAATAAGTCTGACTGTCCTATGCAATCCTGCCAACGTTGTAAAGAGTCTGCAAATGTCCTTTAAGCGTTTTGATTTTGATGCGAATGGCTTAATAACAGAACAGGAGTTCACTGCTATACTTCAGGTAGCTTTTGGAGTGCCAGATCTTGATGTTTCCAGGCTCTTTCAGGAAATAGCTGGACAGAAATCAGTGTACATTTCATAtgagaaatttaagaaatttgcCCTGAAGCATCAAGCATATTCCAAGTTATTTAATTCACACCTAGACCTACAGGCAGCCTATATATATTCATTACcctaa
- the SETSIP gene encoding protein SETSIP produces MAPKCQSPLPLEKKKPRPPPALGPEDTSASAGLLKKGEKEQQEAIEHIEEVQNEIDRLNEQDSEEILKVEQKYNKLCQPFFQKRSELIAKIPDFWVTTFVNHPQMSALLGEEDEEALHYLTKVEVTEFEDIKSGYRIDFYFDENPYFENKVFSKEFHLNESGDPSSKSTEIKWKSGKDLMKHSSQTQNKASRKRQHEEPESFFTWFTDHSDARADKLGEVIKDDIWPNPLQYYLVPNMDDEEGEGEDDDDDEEEEGLEDIDEEGDEDEGEEDEDDDEGEEGEEDEGEDDE; encoded by the coding sequence ATGGCCCCTAAATGCCAGTCTCCACTCCCACTTGAAAAGAAGAAACCAAGACCACCTCCTGCTCTGGGACCAGAGGACACATCGGCCTCTGCAGGCTTgctgaagaagggagaaaaagaacagcaagaaGCAATTGAACACATTGAAGAAGTACAAAATGAAATAGACAGACTTAATGAACAAGACAGTGAGGAGATTTTGAAAGTAGAACAGAAATATAACAAACTCTGCCAACCATTTTTTCAGAAGAGGTCAGAATTGATCGCCAAAATACCAGATTTTTGGGTAACAACATTTGTCAACCATCCACAAATGTCTGCACTGCTTGGGGAGGAGGATGAAGAGGCACTGCATTATTTGACCAAAGTTGAAGTGACAGAATTTGAAGATATTAAATCAGGTTAcagaatagatttttattttgatgaaaatccttactttgaaaataaagttttctccAAAGAATTTCATCTGAATGAGAGTGGTGATCCATCTTCAAAGTCCACTGAAATCAAATGGAAATCTGGAAAGGATTTGATGAAACATTCAAGTCAAACACAGAATAAAGCCAGCAGGAAGAGGCAGCATGAGGAACCAGAGAGCTTCTTTACCTGGTTTACTGACCATTCTGATGCACGTGCTGATAAGTTAGGAGAGGTCATTAAAGATGATATTTGGCCAAACCCATTGCAGTACTACTTGGTTCCTAATATGGAtgatgaagaaggagaaggagaagatgatgatgatgatgaagaggaggaaggattAGAAGATATTGATGAAGAAGGGGATGAGGATGAAggtgaagaagatgaagatgatgatgaaggggaggaaggagaggaggatgaAGGAGAAGATGACGAATAG